The Callithrix jacchus isolate 240 chromosome 7, calJac240_pri, whole genome shotgun sequence DNA window tttttgagatgctctgttgcccaggttagagagcagtagctcaatctcggctcactgcaacctctgcctcccgggttcaagcaattcccctgcctcagcctcccgagtagctgggattacaggagcatgccaccatgcccggctaatttttgtatttttagtagagacagggtttcaccacggtggccaggatggtcttgatttcttgaccttgtgatctgcccgcctcggcctcccaaagtgctggaattacaggtgtgagccaccgcacctgtcctgtttgttctttgagacagagttttgctcttgttgcccaggcgggagtgcaatgacgcaatctcggctcactgcaacctctgcctcccaggttcaagtgattctcgtgcctcagcctcctgagtagctgggattacaggtatgggccaccatgcccggctaattttgtatttttagtagagatggtgtttctccatgttggtcaggctggtctcaaactcccgacctcaggtgatccgcccgtgttggcctcccaaagtgttgggattgcaagcgtgagccaccgcacccagccaggaagtGGTTTCTTTTGAAGTGACACCAccattaaaaattcattaaacaCAGCTGGCCAGACATCCAAACAAACTTCTTGAGTGTTTGGAAACAGATTACACTTTCACTAAGACAGTTGTTGGTTTACcacatactttttcttcttttttttttttaagacggggtttcaccatgttggtcaggctggtcttgaactcctgaactcagatgatccacccaccttggcctccaaagtgcttggattacaggcatgagccaccacgcccgggcaCCACATACTTCTTATTTGACTATAATAGCATCAGAAAGTCCCTATGCTCAAAACTACCTCTATTATCCAATTAAATGAACAAACTGCATCTTTTAAGATGCAGTAACTTTTCTTAAGATTCAATGGTTAGAATATAGGAATTTGGGTGGGATTGGGAGGTGTGGGATGacggtggcaaaaaaaaaaaaaaaaatgaagactaaaaAACGAATCACAGGGtgcgcgcggtggctcacacctgtaattccagcactttttagtggctgaggcaggcggatcacctgaggttaggagttcgagaacagcctggccaacatggtgaaaccctctctctactaaaaatacaaaaattagccgggtgtggtggtgggcgtcccagctcttcaggagactgaggcaggagaatcgcttaagcccaggaggcagaggttgcagtgggctgagactgagccactgcactccagcctgggcgacagagcgagactccgtctcaaaaataaacaaaaaacgaATTACGTGAGATTTATAAAAAGTTGGTAAATATAAATCCTGTAACATAAACATGTGTGTATACGAACGAACTGTGAATGTAACGGGACTGATTTTGTATTGTTTATCCCAGAATTATTCACGCTCATTGAAATTAGTGTTCTTTTTGAAAAGATTCACATTGGGTTGCATATACATTTACTCCAAAGAAATTGCTCTTTTTACCTTAACTACACCTGGCTGGCATAATGAACTGAATATACTCcccttttttcacttaacaaggGCGGCAGAAAGGGGAAGGGAGCAGCTCTCATTCTCTCAGCAAACTTACCGTGCACTTGCAACGTGCGAGGCGCTatgctcagaaaaacaaaaccgaTTGTGACTCTCGAGGGTGAGTGGGTGGAGAGAGCTGCAGGCACGGAAACTAACAAGGCGCGTGAAGGGCTCTAATTGAACTTAAGGACCAATGGGGCCACCAAGGAGGAAGTGACTGATTTGGCCGGGTGTCTGAACCGCCTTCTCAAGGAGGCAACTTCTGAGTAATGCGAGGCTGGAGGGTGGGGTCACCGGAGGGAACCGCGGGGACGCGCTGGCTTCGGACGCGGAGTTGTGGGTCGGGGAGGCGACCCAGAAGCCGAGGCGCAAGGCCGGAGTATCCTCTATCTATCAATACAGGCTACGTGACTCAGTGGCCTTAAGTCGAGAACCAAACGTCTCCCGCCGGTCAGTCTTTTCCCTTGGGGCAGTTCCAAGGGCGGCGATCCCGCGCGCAGGAGAGCCGAGCGGAAGGAAGAGCCAAAACCCAGCGGCCGGGACCAGTGGCACGGGGTTAGCAGCCGGGAGAAAGCTGGAGACACCCGCGGACCCAGCAGTTACTCCCGGCATGCTCCTCCTCCCGGGGCGGATTTCAAACCCTCGGCAGCCCCACCTTCCCCGCTTCGCCCCCGGCCTGCCCCAGCAACAGGCGGTGGTCCGCTTCTCATTGGCCAGGTCCTCGCCGTCGTGTTTTGATTGGCCGCGGAGCCTCCCGGCCCTGCTTCTGCGGCCGCCGCCGACTCCATTTTGTcggtagaggcaggaggaggaggtcgGGTTGTAGAAGCTGGAGTGGCCGGCAGCGCGCTCATCGGTTCTCGTGGGCTTTGTAGGTCCGTGCCTAGTCTCTCCCTGGAAAGGGGGGGGGAGGCTTCGACGTCAAGAGGGAGCCGCTGCCGCCGTAGTTCCGAGCTTGAAGTCGGTAAGTGGCGGCTGCGCCGCGGGCGCGGCCATGTTGGTGGTCGCGCTCCCCATTGTTGGGGGAAGGAGGCAAGCGGAGGCGAGATCCGGGCATCCGGGCGGGCGCGGGCGGGCGGAGCGCCGCGACCCCTACGGATCCGGAGAGATGGGGCCACTGGGAAGCCAAGCCCCTGTGGCGTCGGAGGAGGCGAGTTTTCCGGGTTTGGGTTGTGAATGACTCACAGCCCGGAAATGGTAATTAAGGGTGGTTATTCTGTCTGGAAGGCAATCTTACCCCTTTGAAAGGAAGGGTGGTTAACTATTTGGTAACTTATTGTCTTGGAAcatcaaattaaaacaaaaccttGAGCTGTTCCCTCTAGGGagacatttttatacatttaagaGGGGCTTAGGCTGTTAGGGCTTGTGAGAACTTGTTATTTTAAGACGGGGAGGCGAAGGTGTTAATAACCAAAGGAAATGCTGCATGATGTCTACATGTTCCGAGAGACTGAAAATGGATGTGGCGTGTCGAAAGATTGGAACATTCTGGTGGGAGTTTTAAAAACGTGGTCTCTTTAGAAAATCCGCCAGAAACCAATTTTTTGGTATGACCCTTAACAGCTACCAATTATTTGATTTTATACGCGAGAGAATTTGGAGGTATTTcccagaaaaaagatacaaacttACTACGGGACTTGGAGACACTTCCAAAAAATTCCCCAGGAATGACTGGATCTCAAGggtgaagagtttttttttaaatggtggtgGTTATGAGGTCAAAGAACGCCTTCTTAACACACATTTTCTACCTTTTAGTTCTGGAAGTAGCCTTTTTTACAGTCAACGATTTTTATAGTAAGTCTAAATGGTAACTTTCTCAACGTCTGcattattttggaaataatgCAGGAATCTTTACTTTTCTAGCCAGGACTTCTCTCAAACTTGTGTGCTGAGGAGACTCAGATGTGGGCCTCAGCTCCTAGGGTGAACTCAGCAGATCGGCCCATGAAAACTTCTGTATTGAGACAAAGGAAAGGATCTGTCAGAAAGCAACACTTGTTATCTTGGGCTTGGCAGCAAGGAAGAGGACAGGTATTGGAAATCCTGCGATCTGAAAAGCAGACTGAAAGGTAAGGAAATTAACATCATAATGGGCAAGCATTTTATGATAGAGCCACGGTaaaccattgttttattttaaaatagaagattaTGCAGATTTGTGGGTAAGCTCATTTTTCTTAGGGAAGGTATAATAATGCTTGTGCATATATTGGAGTCTGAACAGCTTCCTTTAATTTTTGAGTTAAAGCAGCTGAATACTCTTATTACTAAGTCTTATCCAAAATATCTGGAGTTTTCAGTTGGAGCCATAGAAGCTTCTTAAAGATTCTGAACCTTTCTTAACGGAATTTTGCTCAATATTTGTTTCCATTCATTTGTAGGTGACAAAGAAGCTGAAGATGGGTGGTGGAGAGAGGTATAACATTCCAGCGCCTCAATCTAGAAATGTTAGTAAGAACCAACAACAGCTTAACAGACAGAAGACCAAGGATCAGAATTCCCAGATGAAGATTGttcataagaaaaaagaaagaggacatGGTTATAACTCATCAGCAGCTGTGTGGCAGGCCATGCAAAACGGgggaaagaacaaaaattttccaaataatcaaaGTTGGAACTCTAGTTTATCAGGTCCCAGCTTACTTTTTAAATCTCAAGCTAATCAGAACTATGCTGGTGCCAAATTTAGTGAGCCGCCATCACCAAGTGTTCTTCCCAAACCACCAAGCCACTGGGTCCCTGTTTCCTTTAATCCTTCAGACAAGGAAATAATGACATTTCAACTTAAAACCTTACTTAAAGTACAGGTATAAAATAAGACAAAGTACTTACGCTTAAATTTAGTTATGTTTATGGATAGTTGTCAACTGGTCTGAAACAAATTCGCCAGGGAGTTAATCTATTTGTGTAGAACTGctaattaatgtaaaaaatatagaCTGCATCtcacgtatgtgtgtgtgcactgtgatgtAATGGTAGTATCAGTGCAACTTAAAACTAAATAATTGTACTTGATATTAAGTGTTCTCAACTGAGTAACTTTTAAGGGGAAACCAGCCAAGTTTAGATTTGGGGAGTGGTAAAGGAATCAGCTTTTTCTATTGTTAGGGGAAGATAGTAATTTATCATTCATGGACCAGATTGTTGTGTTGGTGAATCAGATTCAGAATTAGGTAAATATCTGCAAGTTTAGTATACTGGAAACACCCACATCAGTAATATGCTAACAATCTGATGCACTgctgaaagaaaatgtgaatttttcttaataattgtATTTTAGTGAATTATACAGTGGGTGGAAAGGGCATTTGGAGCTCATTAGAATTAGACATAGTACACCCCAATGGCCCTGTTTATTAAATGTAGTGGATTAAGTGTCTGCCAACAAATACACCAAAAGCATTTTTTAACAGTATTTAATGGTCACTCAGTagctttcaaaatacatttttgtattacAGCACTGCACAGGCTATTATAATAGTGATCTGGCCTCATCATTCCTGCAAAGCTGGCTTTCGGGAGCTGTATAATGTGAAAATTTTAAGTACCTAGGGGAGAAAGAGCCATGTAAATACCTGTAATGAACTTGTAGCATATGTAAAGTTTTCTTGGCCTTTATCTTACAAAAATGGGATATTTTAGTATGAATTTGCTGAATGTAAGACCGTGGACTGTTTTTTTATAGTATGGCCTAGTTTTAAAGGtcgaaaataatttgtttttaaagtgtgCCCTTGTGCTGAAGTGccagtgtatatatattatacttgaTTTGGTTGTAAACTATATTTCAAAGCAAATCCTAGTGTGATAAGTTTTATAACTAAAAAGGTTTAAgctgctaaaattatttttaagagatgtgaAATGCAGTATGggactattttttttcctcctctaagCCCAAAGATTAACTAAAGGGTCCCTCCAACCTTACAGATTTTTGGCTTTCACAATTTTCtaacctaggattacaggtggttTAGAGTATGGTGCCAGTGGGGTTTGGTTTTTCTTTGGCCAAGGGTGGGTGGCAATCCAACAGACTACTTACACAAAAGATGAACTCCTGCACAATACATTGATAACATGTTTTGCCAACCTTAAGAGTAAATGCTTAAATATAAGTGAAACCAATAGCAAGTTAAAAAGCATGTGGGTCagttaaaaaattttgttaatgCCTTATTTTCTAATTGGCACCTCTTTTGATGCCTAAGGTGTGTTTCTCCAAATAAATCAAGATGAAGTACTGCCCAAGTTAAATATTGATAACCTAAAGacaaatttatgtatatatgaatttgaagcataaaattaaataaaattgtttcccCCCACtggttggttttattttaaacatggtTTTGattatctaatattttttaaaaatgtgttctacTTGTCACTGACTTGGAAGCTTGTATATTCTCAATGATCTCACAACtcttggacttctcagactcCAGAACTATAAGCCACTAAATACCTGATTATAAAAAAAAAGGCTGGTTGCAACTAAAATGTGACAGGAATTTCGGCTTGAAAAGGAGCAACTAGTGCTGATACAGAAAAAAAGGCCACACATGGAAAATGTTACAAAGCTTTTGAACATGATTCTATGATCTAGGTTGATATTAACAGGAACCCTTGTGTTTTAAATATGCTGACAAAAGTATACACAAGGGACCCTCAGCATCACAACCACACCTGCTTTCTAATACAGGTTTCAAATGATAGGGCATCTTAAAACCAGTTTGAGAGTAATCCTTAAAATTCTACAACTAGTCCCACAGCAAAACTATCTTGTTTCATGCAAGCTGGAATTAAGGCAGAGCCAACATTTAAGCCTTCATTTTTTGTTTCCAGGgtaatttctgtgaaaaatgccaaGGACTGCAAAATTGAACTTCGTGTACTGAAGACATCTCAACCTAGCTGTTTTTAAGCTATATACACTAGGTTTTTGGTTTGACTCAagcaaaatggataaatttaGTGGGAGTGAAAAAAGGTTACCTGTAAAAATTTTAGCAGGTTAAAGGTAACCTGAATAAAAGTAACCATATAAACACCTCATACTTTAGGAGAGGTACTGAGAAGTTTTGGTTAGCCTAGAGAATGGTGATAAGAACTGCCCAAATCAATGCAATTGTGAAATCAGCCATACTGTGAACCTTCGGTAAGTGTAATttcaccaggcacggtggctcacacctgtaatcccagcactttgagaggctgaggcaggtggatcacgaggtcagaagttcaagaccagcctggccaaaatggtgaaacccccgtatctattaaaaatacagaaaagctgggcgcagtggctcacgaggtcaagagattgagaccatcctgaccaacatggtgaaaccccatctctactaaaaatacaaaaattagctgggtgtggtggctgaggcaccttaggaggctgaggcaggagaattgcctgaacctgggagtcggaggttgcagtgagccgagattgtgccactgtactccagcctggcacctggcagcagagtaagacttatctaaaaaaaaaaaattagccaggagtggtggcacacacctataaactcagcttctctggaggcggagcttgcagtgagcttagatcggtgccactgcactccagcctgcgtgaagTTAGAATGagattgtcttaaaaaaaaaaaaaaaaagtaatttcaattTATCTTTTTGATGGCAGTTAAACTTTGATAGAATCAAGATCCAAAACCTTAAGCTTAAAATACACATTGataaattttcttcttccctaaaacaacaagacaggaaaaaaatctgaaaggttTTGTGTAAGTTTGTTTCTACTGTTTTGGTTGCATTCTCTCATAGGGAATTACTTTGTAAATCGAGAGGGACAGAGTTCATCTCTAAAACCTCTTATACAAATTAGGAAAAAGTGCACCTGGGTGGTAACAAATCTAATGTAgagcaaaatgttaaaaaaacgAACATTTTTTTGGCTCCTAGACCAGTTTATTTCACTTTCCAGCATTCAAAGAAATGTGATCTGCAAAAAACTAGATACAAAGTCCTTTTACTTCTTTACAAACTACTGTTAGTTCTCAATGAGTTTACATGCCTCACTTTTTATTCCAAGAAAAATCCCCATTGTGCAATACAAGGGTAAATAGCTGTTACAAATACACAGAAACATAATAAAGATAACCAACACTGTTAGAGGAAGGGGCAGAGGAAAACATCCGAGAAGGAACCTTTTCCACAGTGACTAGCAGAACGTCTTGTAGATATCAACAACTGAAGACAAAACACGTTGCTCACTTCATCCTATTTATCAAGTCATCCTATCTAAAATGAGAACAGTTCATGCCTGGGACTTCTACAGGTTTTGCTAGTCCTCCTTCCTAGTAGAATGCCATTAGATTATTCCGAAGCTACTGCTCAAGTCACAGCCTCCCTACGTCAGAATATATTAGGTTTTGTAAATAGGAATATGGTCAAAATGCAATACAATGGAAAAATCTCTTCAAGAGAATGAGATTTGGAAAGCCATGCTTAGTCTCTGAGCCACACAGCCATGAGATCttgaattatatttaatctcTCATCTAGGAACATTATCCATTTTCCTTGTAAAGTTGTGAGGAATGAACATATGCAAGATGCTATCACATGGTGGGTATTCCACAAAGgacaattttctcatctgtaaaatgggaataatacccACTTCCCAGGAGTgtttttagaattaaatatttgaaaagcacaTGGTTCGGCACAGTAAGTCCTCAACAATATTGACAGCATTCAATATAAAGAGAAACAACCACAGAAGAGATCCGAAAGCAATTCAttcaacagatgcaaaaattaaAGGTCCTTTTCTGACTTACAATATTTCAGAGAACTACCAACTATTGTTATTGTATTTATATAAGTATTCacctatttttaaacaaaatcccaactcaatatgcaactTAATTCTCTCCCTTAAATGTCTTAACttcaattcaaaagaaaatggagaagggaGGTAAAGGGCAAAAAACATCTATGAACTctacatattcttttaaaaatacagagaacctCTATCCAtaagaattcaaaagaaaatggagaagggaGGTAAAGGGCAAAAAACATCTATGAACTctacatattcttttaaaaatacagagaacctCTATCCATAAGAACCACCCACTATGTTAATGAGTGTGTAACTGCATACAACAAAATACTTTTTGTAATTAAATCTAGTCATTTTGGCTCTAAGTAAATTCTAGTTCCCATTATATCAATTTCACTATCTCCATGAAAATAAAGCTATAAAAACATTTCCCCATTtgattaaacaacaacaaaaaatataacaaaagatgAAACAAGTGAAAAATTATGGACTTTAACCTAATATCTGACACTTGTTGTGTGGATCctggacaattaaaaaaaaaaaattctaaaataaaatacagacaaaaatTCCATTTCATACCTCCCTTGAAAATATACCTCtgctatattttcaaaattgctaTAAATTAAAAGCTTAAACTCCACTTCCAGATTTTTAGTTAATAATTTTACATGGTAAGTTTTAAATATGTGGCAAAAAGATGACAAAAATCAAATGTGATGGAATCAATGTATAGGTAAAGAAACATCCTAATAAGAAACTAAGGAATCCAAAACATTTCATGATactataaaagttatttattcacTATACACAGAACACGTCCcctataaaatgtacatataaatcACTAAAAAGTATAATTTGGTGAACATTTTCTCAATTACAGAACATACTAAATCAGTTGGGATAACAGCTGTCTGCCtcaaaataatctaattataGCACCCAGTATCCTTTATATCTAATGCAAAGTTAAATACTTATTTTGGGGGTTATTTCCTAGTATGTGTTTGGTGAGGCAGAGTGAACACTTTAATATAACTCTAGTATATTACAGTCACTGCACAATAAACCAGTTTATTACAGattaaaacaaatcattttttcattatttgtaat harbors:
- the PNRC2 gene encoding proline-rich nuclear receptor coactivator 2, yielding MGGGERYNIPAPQSRNVSKNQQQLNRQKTKDQNSQMKIVHKKKERGHGYNSSAAVWQAMQNGGKNKNFPNNQSWNSSLSGPSLLFKSQANQNYAGAKFSEPPSPSVLPKPPSHWVPVSFNPSDKEIMTFQLKTLLKVQV